aatctccaacaaatcaaatattaaaatataaaattagaagaaaaaaaaaatcaatttcccaTAAGGAtctaagaaaaaatttaattaaaagaataagggtgaaaataaataaaaaatagagggaaaaaattttttttttaattgaaaggttaaattgaattgaaaaataacctcaaaaaaaaaaaacaaatccaatgaatgagggtcaaattgaagaaataaaacaacataaattttgattgaatgatgaaaatttaaagccaataaaactttaaagaaagggccaaggaaataaattaaaaaaaaaaaagaataagaataaggattgaaatgaaaaaaaaaacatatgaaaaattttaattgaatgactaaattgaaatcaaacaaaacttttttaaaaagaataagaacgaaataagaaatcaaaaggataaggattgaaaattgaaaaagcaaaaaaaaaaaaacttttattgaagaatgaaattaaaagccaataaaactttaacaaaaaagtcagagaaataaattaaaaaaaaaacatatgagaaattgtaattgaaggactaaattgaaaaaaaaaacttttataaaaggaataagaacaaaagaaaaaatcaaaagaataaggactgaaattgaaaaaaaaaatatatataaaaggtgtATGTGGCTTACCTATAACAACTTACCTATAACAACTATAGTGTAAATGACCTCTTATAggtcaaataaatattattaaggtGTTAGGTATTATGACCTCTAATTATACTTATTTAGTTACTTGCTGATGTGATAAGATCAACAACACATATGGCAATTGTATTTAATCTTGTAAGGGGTTTATTTTAGGTTGTAAGTTCACTAATAACTGGTATTTAAGGAGAGGTACACAAAATGATTGATATTTATAAAGGAAGTTGTAGTTGtggtaaataaaaattataccaTTAACCATGTTCACACCTCATTGCACTTTATTAAATGTTGACCACATCCAATTTGATAACCCTTTCTTtcctaataaaatatataaaaatacatatacttcCTTTTTTACCCTTATATAACACATTATTATGGCCAAAATATATGAGACCAATGATATATAGATGTCTAACTAGAtagagaacaaaaaaagaacaaatgagATCCATTTATCTGCATATGTCGGTGTTAAAACAGTGTTTTCATTagtaaaaatatcattgatggATTTACCAAGAGAACCATGTAATTGACTAGTGTCTTGTGGTGATTTCATATCAGCcagtaattttatcattgatttAAACATTGATGAATAGGCCAACAAAACACATGTTTCGTGGTTCGATTAAAAACTAAGGATGTACTCTATTAAACTATTTCAAAGCTTCATTATCGAAAGGGTGCACCATGAATCCATCCTCTAGATCATGTAAATGATGCCATGTTATATGCTTAGATGTCTTTGAAGACATAAATAACATTTGCAACTTAAGAGTGATTGTGAagtatcttagttttttttatatagcaaGTGTCCTTCCTCGATATGTATTGGGTTTATATCAAGCATGCCCTGAGGTTTTACACTCGGTTAAATCTACATCTTCACAATAGTACAACATGCAAAAATTTAggcatatattaattttttggtatctCGGGTCAAAGGCTTTTATCATGGATTTTGCAGCATAGAAATTCCTTTTCAACTTATTTCCTataagtaaaatgtttttttctcattcaattATGCCATTATAATCAACCTCGCTCATATAATAATCATACTTAATGGTAAACAGTCATGTAatgaccgataatttactgtgatttaTCATCACAACTTCGTGTATGTCGCTAGAACTAGATGTTGAGCCAATAATCCTTTTTAACATGGTCTTGTAAAAAGCATAAGTTTCTCAATGTACAAACTAATACAAATATTTCTTAGcgaacctatttttttaaaagatacatTATCATAGTATATGATTggtataacttttttattttatcatgtgaACATTTAATTTTGTCTCCACTAAtattctttgaatttaaaagtgcaaaataaataaaaccctcAGCCCCTTTACAACAATCTTCCCTATATAATCCTTTTGGTGAGTATCAATACATCTAAGAACAATCATCCATAACTTAGGAAACCTATATAGAATAAtgataacattttttaataatgtaacaattcattcaaaatttaactttggtaattaaaaatgaatttacaaTCTAATAACCAATTATTATTGCTTgtacaaaaatataatgatgtgtcaaaatattaactaaataaatctaATTAGCAAAAATTAATCGGTACCCAACTAATTGTCTATCATTTGTTcaattcaaacttattcaatctaaattaatatcatttaattgttatcaattccatgaaaaatcaatttccCCAAAATCTCcaacataacaataaaattgacaaaatattgtTGTTACCCATTAAATAACCCATTGTTTCTTTTAGTATAACACACCGaagttacaaaatcaaaattaatttcattaaattacaaacaattcaaattttttccaAATTACAAAGAAACCCTAACATACAAATCAAgctttaattatatatgaaaaggttgtgaaatatttaaatatacaaGCAAACTACActacaaatactaaaaaaaatatcaatacattagcttaaaacataaattagtAAATCTACTTATGTGATGTGGGGAATATTTAGAGAAAATAGTATCAAGACAATAATGTTAACACTACATAATGTTGTGTGGTTGAATTTGTGATAATGAGGCCTGGAATTGTGTCAAAATGGGTTGGAGAGgttgttgttttgatttgcaattcaaaaaaaaaaagaggaagaaaaggggGAGAATGAAGCTAATATTGGttataacacttttaaatttgttgatggaatttacaataaaaaatatcatcggTCAATAATGATGTTTCATTTTaacaatgaaatattttttcattttgaattatttttattaagtcaGTGATTTCATCTATAATTACTGATAAAACATATTTCGTCGATAATtatattgtaaattttttattaaaatattctaTCACTACTATAATCAAACATTAGCGATAGAAAATATTTCATTGATAATTATGTTTctacttgataattttttgataatgtattattattatcattattatatgAACAGTTAAAACATATCAAACCTAACAAACAAAAGGAGTTTAAATCTAGGCAAATACCTTAAATTTATCCTTGTATTTGTCCTAATTATTCATTTCTACATATGTGAATTTAATTTGAccaattatttaaaagaaattaatcatTGAGATTCGATTCTCCCCAGCTATTAGattattattactttaaaaGAAATTAGCTATTAGATTAATTGGGAAAATTTAGAgaacaatatttaattaaataaatttaaaagatataaagGTTATGTCTTCCTGGACGGTGCCTAATTTCATTACATAATGACGTGAGCAATTTGCTTTTAATTAATCATTGAGATTCGATTCTCCCCTGCTACAAACCAGAGCAGTGCCAGATTCGACGCAGAAGAGGAATCCACATAAAATCTAGCAGAAAAGAAGAACgaaagaaggagagagagagcgagagagagagagagagagagagagagagaggctggCCTGGCCAGACCCTCTCAGATCTAGCTTCGCACATCGTCACATAGACACACAGAAACATCTACAAGACAAGACACTTCAAGCaggctgcatttttttttaaaaagaaaaaaaaaagaaaccaggTACCTGAAGCTTACTTAAATGGCAGAAAGTGACTTAAACATTCAAATAAAGATGAAAGCATCCAAGAATGCGACGGGAAGAACCAAAAAAAGTTTGGCATTGCCAGAAAGGTCACTGACAGCACCAACATTTTCTACTAATTCAAGCACTTCAGATGCCACAAAAATACCAACATTTTCTACTAATTCAAGCACTTCAGTTATCACCAATTTTATGCAGTTTTGCAATGGAAAAACTTCTTTCCAGAATCTCAGTAGAACCAGAATAATCCAAGCATAACAAAAGCAGGGGACATGAACCCGTAAAATTATACATCCCAGTTCTGGAAATCTGTATTGATTTTGACGGCAATGTTGCAACTAGCTCGTGTGCATAGAATGCAACACCAAAGACCTGAGGCCAGCCAGGATTTTTAGTTGACGGCCGATGAATGATTTCTCCTTCTGAACACACACCCAGCTTTGCAAGATCAGCTGTGCAGCAGACAGGCAGCTCTTTGAACACCATAGGCAGAACCCCCAATTGACTCTCTATCTTCTACCTCAAAAACAATAGCTTGTGCCAACCCCGAACTAAAGTTGGAAAATTTCTGGGTTCTCCGGAATGTAATCTTTTCAGAACAATATCTTGTTTAGAAAACCAGAGAGTACACCCTGTTCCATTGATGATCAAAACAAAAGGTTTGGCACCGAACGACTTGGaactgtttttaaaaaattaatttttttatgtgtttttaaattgttttaatatattaatataaaaataaaattttaaaaataaaaaaaatattattttaatatttttcaaataaaaaatacttttaaaaataacattactaTATTCTTAAGCACCCAATAAAGGCAAATTCCAATTATGATGACTTTAGGGGCAACTTTCCTCCAATAATAAGACTCTGAACTTTCACTTATGAGATAAATAAAGCAATAATTTTTCAGGCAATATTGTATATGAAAATTATGAGATTGTggtgattgttatttttttaaagtattttttaacatatttttaacattcatatattaaaaatcataaaaaaataatttaaatgaaatcaaactaaaaacatGTATTCAAGTAAGGTAATTACAAGTTAATAAATATATCGGTCCGTTCTTATAGCGGGATATAAGACACAAGATATCATCTCAGAATCAACTGCACAATCCAACGGCAGCTATTAACATCTATGACTTGACCATCTAGGCTTGACTAGATATGAGTTGACAAGGTCTGGTGGGTGTTAGACTTGAATATCTTGTCATTTAATATGCGGTTGCACATGACAtcctataaatatttttaaaaatatttttatttaaaaatatgttaaaataatatatttttaatttttttatatcaacatattaattaaaaaataaaaaaaataaattaatttttttttcaaaactacatttgaaacattaaaaaaaaagactaaagctattttagaaattaagttttcaatttgttattttgaaaaaaatttaaccaactATACTAGTTTATGACAAAAACAGTTTTCAACTTTGTTACATGACCATGTTTGGAAATGCGGGTTAactcgtgtttttaaaaattttttaaaaaaattgttaaaaaataatttttttatatgttttgaattgttttgatgcgctaatctcaaaaataattttaataaaataaaataaaataaaataaaatatcattttgatgtatttaagcatgaaaaataattgcaactacacttccaaataaacaaaaaatactccTTTTACCCATGTTTGGGAGAAAACTCGTTagttttctataaatttaatgttttttttttgtgctagcTTGGGATAATGTTAGGTTAAAGCTAGGGTTGAggttaagggtttttttttttaagtttagggATATGTTGATTttggttaaattaattataaattgtaGTTGGCTAAAAATTACACCAATTAAGAttataaataacattatttagGGATAAATTTGTaggaaatataattttgttgattatattttggtttagttttcatttattaaagttttgttGAACTTATATAATTTGATGAATCTTGgatatttataaattagtcACATTGAGTTTTGTTGTGTTATTTTAcattatatgtttaattttaaaataaaatggtataaattatatttttatagtatttaataaatatcttatttatatgttttacatgatgaaattttttttttggttatttattaGCTTAATATTTTACCCCGTGCAACCTATGATGTCGTGCACCACTTTTTTTcaccttatttttattttattgttttgaatttgaaaaatatttgagagtgAGGTAAtgattacaataaaaatattttttatttaataatatattaaaaaatatttttaatattaatatatcaaaacaatctaaaaaatatatataaaaaataattttaaataattttttaatttttaaaaaaacacaattttaaacattATCTTAACAAGATTGGGGAGGTGTCCATCAGTCATTGAGGCAGAGAAGTctgaaagtgttttttcttaaaaaaaacatattcatgtTACTACAATTTTGGGATCACGGGAGTTAGACCTGCGCATCTGTGTGGGTCGCACATGTGACTTGCCAACGCATCATACAATgctattttagaaattaaattttgaactttgctattttagtttttttttttttttttttttacccgcTGTGGAAAAAAAACTCGTTGGTTTCTCTTTGACCTTACAGGTCATGCACTCACCCACCCACAGAATGGGAAACTCCTCCCTCTCCCTTCCTCCCCTGTCTTGGTTTTTTTAACGTAACAGCTAAAGCCTCTATTTTAGGATTCTTTTTTCTAAGCAATCAATCACCCAAATTATCTCTTCTTTTACATTTTACCCATGATTCCCTCCAATGCATTTACCCTAGAAGGAATCAAGGACAGcccttttctttgattttatcgTCAAAGCATTTACTTTGAAACAAATCCCTTCAGATTCAAAATGATCGAAACCTAAACCTCTGATTCCAAATTTTGAACCAGCCCAAATTCTTGAGTTTTAACGAGATTCGAGAATTTGGGTCCAAACCCAGATGCTGAAACCCTTTCAATCGTCTATTCCTACCCtcccttaatttctttttgagtTTCTTGATTCATGGACACGAAATCATCAATCACCTCCATCTCTCTGATTTTAGGGCTTATATTCACCTTCTGTGCGCTTCTTGCTGAATCACAACCACAGAAGAGTCCTTCATCACCCTCGCCGCCGCCGCCTCCGCCGCCCTCTCCACCGCCTCCATCACCACCTCCTCCATCACCACCTCCTACACCTCCACCTGCATCACCACCTCCACCTCCGCCTCCGCCTCCGCCTCTACCTCCACCACCATCTCCTCCACCTCCATCAAAATTACCTCCACCTCCGCTGAGAAAGAAACCGCAGCCACCACCCCTGCCACCAAGGGATAGGTCTACTGGAAACGTAACGAGAAGGAGAATGCGTCCACCACCACCGAAGAATCACCAGATGAATAGTGGGAAAAAGATTGGGTTACTGTTTGTGGGCATTGCCGCAATCTTGCAGATTGGTGTTGTTGGGTTCTTGGCTTACAAAAGAAAGCAGCTTTTGAAGATTAATGATAGATATGAAGCTTGCtcttcttaatttctttctaaCAGTTTCAAGTTTACGCAATGGATTCTTTGGAAGGGGGTTTATTGGATTGATTCTTTGGTGTATGCAAAAGATTGGTTGATGGATAGCAGCATCCAAGGTTGATTAGAGGAATGTTTTCTCAATTTGGGTCGGGTCCTAGAGGTTTCTCTGTAAATGGGTAAATTCATGATTTGgcattttcttcacttttttccCCCCCTCATGTGGTAACTTTATCTACACGGTTTATAATTCAAATTAGAGTGAATCCTCTCGCCACGGGTTTTCAGCTAACATGCATGACTGTAAACAATGCTAGGAAGTACGGAAACTGGGAGAACTGCGGTGACAATATCTATGAAGTGCACATTCTTTTATATCTGTGAATGATGTCtaatttggttttttggttCATGATATGGTTTGGTTTTAGTTCTTGTTGCATCTACCAATTCTCAGCTCTGTGAAATTATTATTCACTTGTTTCTGTGAACTTTACCTGTTCCTTTCATCCTTTTTCACTGCAAGAGGTTCTTTGATCATTTGTATTGAGGACAGACAAGAGGTTGAAAAGAACTGTTCAAGTAGACCATTTTAATTGTTAAACAGAAGCTTGAAGGGGAGAGTTGACGTGCTATTGTAGTTGGTCCCTTTTGCTTAAAAcatttctctttctcctttgtCAGTGGAAAATGAGGTGTATCTGTACCTTTTCaattgcattgttttgtctgctctcttgttttatttccttcttTAACAAGTGAAAGGTTGCTAAATTACGAGTTTATCACCATCTTCTTGGTTGCATAAGATccttttaatcatattttagaaTGTTTGGAGATTCAAATTAAGTCCTCCAGTGTAATGCCCTGTCATAATTAATGACATGGGTTGTTTTTCCGCTCGCTCTGTTCATCAATTGCTTAATTATATCGTTTTAAGCATGAGGGTTTTTTCTACCTTTGTCAGCTCCCATGTTTGTTCCATAGGTCGACTGTACTCCGGTGTTCCCTTGCAATCAATCTGGTGCCTTTTTCTTTGGCTCCTTTGATTTGTGTGCCAGGCTACTGGGAACCGAAAAAATAAACTCTTGGTATTCCATATGTTTTGACGATGGACCTTTAGTGATTAGAATATTTTGGTAGTTCCAGTGGGTAAGCTCTATAATTGTTGCAACCATTTTAAAGAAGATTAGCTATATAGAGGCAGATTTGATCTATGTGCATTTATAATAATGGATTATATGTTTGAAACTCCCCCCatcttttgtttgaattttatgtctttgatcctcatttttaaaTGGATTGATGTGGCTTagcaaaaattaaagttttctaCAATGGTGTTGAAGCAATTGACTGCAATCTCCTTAAATTATTGCAGTAGTTATTGGATTTATATATGGTGATAACCATTGAATATTCAAGGCACTTAGCTGTAAGTGGGAAGGTAATGAGGAAAATTTTGATGATTGATTGGTCAGGAAATACTAATGTCGCACCAACAGTACGTACTCtagtttttaagttgatttgtgGATTTTGTTTGACGCAATTTAGAATAAAGCTAACTTAATGAAGAAAAGATGAAGCAGAGCATGCATCATCAGTTTCTTTTGTGAATGATAGCTGGCTAATTATGCTTATTTGTGGCCTTCGGACTATGATTTAGACTGGCATCTGATCTTATAAGTTGGTAAAGAGGGGCATTGTGTTGCCTGCTTGTCATTACCTGGACTAGAGGAGATCATATGTGGAAGGTACGACCATTTTTAGGCGTGACAGGAGGGTTGCAAGTTAGAGCAATATGATTGTCTTATTTGTGtatttcaaacttatttttgaCCTGCTGTTTTTACTTTATTGACATAATTTTGGCCTGCTATTAAATGATGGTTATCAAGTTTGAAATGAAGATCTACTGGAACAAATTTGTATCATGGATCATCGATCTTCCAAGTATTTTCTTAACAACAATTGCTTGCATGTCTATATTATGATGTGGTCTCGAAAATAAATCTATCTATTGGAGTCCAAAAACTGAAGTAGAGTGAACTATTTTCAGCATCTGGATCAATCTAGTGTATAAGTGCTAATATGCACTTTTATGATGAGCTTGCTTCTTCGTAAAGAACTAGGTTGAACTAATCTTGGAAGTCAAAGTCAGACAATTGCATCtcatgttcttttgtttttttaaaagaaaaaaactagcacAGGACAGCAGCCAAGACAAAACACAAGCATACCAAACATTTCCTTCAATGTTACGAGACATGAGCTGGTTGGTTACTTGGAAGAAACAGGTGTAAACTTGCTGATATCAAGATGCTATCTGCCATGCTTGGTCTAACAAGCTTTGTTTAGTGGTTACGATTCCATGGAAAACAGGGTGCATGGACAATATTCACCTTCGAAGTCTTGTCTTGTACCTTTTGGAACCGAAACAAGGACCGATATGTGTATTTTTGTTAATGGCTGGGAATGGAAATATTCGAGCTATTTTGCCTGGAATTGGACAAAACCCTGAAAGCTAACCATTGATGAAATGTAACACAAAACATTTGGTTTTCGCTATATCTAAGATGTTGCAGAGCGTTCACTTCATGTGTGTCTCCCCTGAATTAGCTCCGGAAAGGTCTCCTGCAACACTATTCTAGCAAAGCCAAAAACCATGAGGATTATTCTCTTTACTTCTCTTTCATCAGGTAATACAGGTCTACGAACTGGAGGGCTAGGATCTCCCCATTCAGGGAACTGTCGCTGACTAGACCGTTCACTGGTCCTTGGGCTGGAATGAGGTGGACCCTATAGtcggatatatatataaaattttgaaagttaTTTTCTTTGGAAGTAAATTTCAGTGTATATTTTTCTTTAGATATTCTATTACTATagaaattttgaaaactacACATCAAGGATTGATAGATTTTCGAacactaaaattttattattatgatgagggttcaatttatttttatttttctcattattttatgcACTTTGACActctctaataataataataataaaagaaataactacttttttttttttataactcacGGGTATTCGtaccagcttacgcgcaccgcGACTAATTCCCggactcactgaacatcctgtaaGCCCAGCAAGCAGGTAAGACACCAAGAAAATGACAAACGTGCACAAGCAAAACTTGAACCCTAGTGCAGAGAAAGGACACAAGACCTTTCCACCGCTGAGCCACAAGCTCAAATGCAAAAGAAATAACTAGTTATATGTATATGTGGTATTATTCtaatgtttaataataatatatttagagttgtataaaaatatcatcataattttaatgaTGTGCGTTTCTTGGAATATAACAAAGACAATACCATAAAtttgtataagaaaaataaatgtaggAATTAATTAGAGAAtcccaaatcaatttaaatcgttaagaaaaaaattgaaaagaaaaaaatattgtaaataaattttaaaaaataaaaaacctttgggaataaaatttaaatatgaaaaaaaataccaaaaaatcaaTGGTCATGATTTGAGGCTTTAATTAAGTATTTGACTGAGCagttcatcaataaaaaaaatactaaattaatacTTTTCATGAAGTTTCAACCATGTAATCAAATCTTGTCTTCAATTATTTGAAACATAATTCCATCCTAATTTATGCACACATCTATCCACAAGaaaatcatataatattttagtattgcaaaattacaatcacaaaaataaactaaaatcgTTATCCTCACTCCACTTAAAGAGGGTTTTTTATGCTTTGGTCCCTCGAGTTGTTGGCTATGTTGTCTTTggtcattttgtttttggctcTTATTATTTCATCCTTGGAGGCTTGGTTATCAAAGTTTTGTCTGGTCATCATTCTTTACCTACTGCCCCTCTCGCCCATGCGATGCTTTGGAGCTATGCATCCATTACCTTGTTGCTCCAATGagattgatttatatataatgggttggtaaaaaaagacaaaaataaataaataaataaataaaatcaaagtttagggTATACTATTGCATCAAAGCCTGCGCTAGGTTGAATTGAAGGTCATGTCTGCTTTTTTGCAAAGTCAGCATTTCTTTGCCGTGTATGATTTTCTTGTTCTTATCAATGCTttggaaatcatttttttattcctttcatcattttaactctttttcaaagaaaattatgCCTTGACACTGGCTGTTTTCCTTATtccctttatcatatgcagtgTTGTTAGAGTaatagttataaattttttttttgaggttttaataaattaaatgaaaaaaatatataaaatgtagTATAGTTATGttatgttgaaaaattaaaataaaatccatgcgaatgtaaaatataaaaaagaaaagaaagtaaattgtagtattattatcatgtatttaaaacttaaaaaataattcatgtgaaaatagattattaaaaaaaataggtttagtattgttatttcatatataaaaaaataataatatatgtgaaTATAAGTTATAAAACAAGAAATGTGAAGAGTATGATaattatctcaaattaaaaagttaagaaacaatccatataaatataagttatatatagttatctcacataaaaaaaattagtaaaaaatttatatggatataagttatataaaaaaagatatgggaggctaagtatttttaaattagatttatattttttagatttattaaaaaaatatatatatatatatatatatatatatatatatatatatatataatcttaccTAGATTATGATGAATCACTCAAATTTCAAGTTCATCTAATAGGTAACATGAGATTAATCAAGCTAATTATaaaccttattattattatttttttaa
This region of Populus alba chromosome 3, ASM523922v2, whole genome shotgun sequence genomic DNA includes:
- the LOC118038029 gene encoding uncharacterized protein produces the protein MDTKSSITSISLILGLIFTFCALLAESQPQKSPSSPSPPPPPPPSPPPPSPPPPSPPPTPPPASPPPPPPPPPPLPPPPSPPPPSKLPPPPLRKKPQPPPLPPRDRSTGNVTRRRMRPPPPKNHQMNSGKKIGLLFVGIAAILQIGVVGFLAYKRKQLLKINDRYEACSS